The stretch of DNA ATTTAAGAACTATCAGCCAGAGGATGAAAGGAAAATCCTCGAATCTATAACTTGGACACTCACTCAATTTGATACGATTGAAAAGGTAAAACTTCAAATGAATGGCCATGAATTAACGGAAATGCCCGTGAATGGTACGCCAATCAGTGAAAACTTATCAAGAACAACGGGTATCAATCTTGATACTGCCGACGTTATGGATATTACGAACACCAAGCCAGTAACCGTTTATTATATTGGCGGAGAAGAAAATGCATACTATTATGTACCTGTTACAAAACGGGTTAACACAAGCGAGAAGAATAACATCGTTGCAATTGTCAATGAACTGGTAAAAGGGCCGAATTCAAAATCAAACCTCGCTTCAGAGTTTATGCCTGACGTGGAACTTTTAGAGGCACCAAAAATTGAGGATGGAAAAGTAACACTGAACTTTAATAAATCGATTTATGGAAGCTTTGAAGAAAAAATTGTTTCGGAGCATTTATTAAATGCACTTGTTCTTTCTTTGACTGAACAAAAAGGAATTGAAAGTGTTGCGGTTACGGTAGATGGCAAGGCTGAGTTGGTAAATGATAAGGGTGTAAAACTTTCCGAACCAGTAACTCGTCCAGAAAAAGTCAATACAGGTAGTTTCTAAAAAAATATTTTTGATATACTATATAGTGATAATCGCAAGAGGTTGCCTTTAGGCTTCCTCTTCTTTATTTGATTTTAGAATTGCCGAAAAAGGTGGGAGAGGTATTCCCCACCCATAAGGAGGAAATAGTTGTGCGTGTTGATGGAAGAGAACGACTGCAATTAAGACCCATACATATTGAAACAGGTTATTTAATGCATCCGGAAGGCTCGGTCCTTATTTCTGTAGGGAACACAAAGGTTATATGTACAGCAAGCATAGAGGAGAGAGTGCCTCATTTTATGCGAGGAGAAGGGAAGGGCTGGATAACCGCAGAATATTCCATGCTGCCGCGGGCAACGGAAACGAGAAACATTCGTGAGTCTTCTAAAGGGAAGGTTACCGGCAGAACGATGGAAATCCAGCGGTTAATTGGCAGAGCATTACGAGCTATTGTTGATTTAACAGCGCTGGGGGAAAGAACTGTGTGGATCGACTGTGATGTCATTCAAGCAGATGGCGGGACTAGGACTGCATCGATAACAGGGGCATTTGTCGCCATGGCCATTGCCCTCCATCGACTTGGAGAAAAAAAGGGATTTAAGTTTCCGATTACAGATTATTTAGCGGCAACGAGTGTTGGAATTTTAAAAAATAACGAAACTGTGCTTGATTTGAATTATGCGGAAGATTCTAAAGCACTCGTTGATATGAATATCGTAATGACGGGAAATGGAGAATTTGTTGAATTACAGGGAACGGGTGAAGAATCTACTTTCTCTTACCAACAACTTCAGGACCTGTTAGGTGCAGCGCAAGAAGGACTAATGGAACTTTTTGAACATCAAAAAAGTGCACTAGGGGAAGAAATAACTGCAAAAATCGAAGCTAGAAGAAAGAAATAAGGGGACAAGAGTATGAAGGAAGTTATTATTGCGACTAAAAATCCGGGTAAGGCAAGAGAATTTGAACATATATTTGCACCAAGAGGGATAGAGGTGCGAACACTGCTTGATTATCCCGAAATTGAGGATGTTGAAGAAACGGGTGCAACTTTCGAAGAGAATGCAACATTGAAAGCTGAGGCAATTTCTCAGCAATTTAATAAAATGGTCATTGGTGATGATTCAGGCTTAATCGTAGACGCGTTAGGTGGCAGACCTGGGATATATTCTGCAAGGTATGCTGGCGAGCAGCCTAAGAGTGATCAGAAAAACCTTGAAAAGGTACTTGATGAATTACAAGGTGTTTCTGAAGAAGAGCGTACTGCTCGATTTTATTGTGCGCTGGCTGTAGCTATACCAGGGAAAGAAACGTTTACGGTGTCAGGAACGTGTGAAGGAAGAATTTTAGAGGAACAACGTGGTACAAATGGATTTGGTTATGACCCCGTCTTTTTTGTACCGGAAGAAGGCTGTGCTATGGCAGAGTTATCAGCGGATGTAAAAAATAAAATCAGTCATCGAGCAAATGCGTTGAAAAAGTTGGATGGAATCTTAGATTCTATTGTGAAAAGAGCGGAATAATCATGAGCAAAGTTCTTGTTGTAAGTGATAGCCATGGTTTAACGAAAGAACTAGAGGTATTAAGGGAGCGTCATTTAAACGAAGTAGATTTAATGCTCCACTGCGGGGACTCCGAATTGGTGCCTGACAATAAAGCAATGAGCGGTTATTTAACGGTGATGGGAAACTGTGATTTCGGCGGCGGCTATCCGCTTGAAACAACAACTGAGATTGCTGGGAGGAAGTTCTTTATTACCCACGGTCACAAGTATTCTGTGAAGACATCATTAATGAACTTAAAATATAAAGTTGCCGAAGTTGGTGCGGATATTGCCTGTTTCGGGCACTCGCACGTTTTAGGTGCCGAGGTCATTGGGGATACGTTGTTTTTGAACCCTGGGAGCATTCGCATGCCAAGGGAACGCTGCGATAAAACCTATGTGATTCTAGATTTATTGGATGAGAGTATTAAAATGTCCGTATTTGATATCAGCGGACATGAGTTAAAGGATTTAGCGTATGAATTTGCTTTGCCAAAGAGATGAGGGAAGGATTTATCCATTAGGCTACCTAGAGTGACCCAAATGCTATTTATGAAAGATCTTGGGTCACTCCAGGGTAGTTGCATTGCCCAAAGTGTTATTTATGAAAGGTCCAGGGTCACTCCAAGGTACCTGTATTGCCCCAAATGCTATTTATGAAAGGTCCAGGGTCACTCCAGGGTACTGTATTGCCCCAAATGCTATTTATGAAAGATCTTGGGTCACTCCAGGGTAGTTGCATTGCCCAAAGGGTTATTTATGAAAGGTCCTGGGTCACTCCAGGGTACCTGTATTGCCCCAAATGCTATTTATGAAAGGTCTTGGGTCACTCCAGGGTACCTGTATTGCCCCAAATGCTATTTATGAAAGGTCCTGGGTCACTCCAGGGTACCTGTATTGCCCCAAATGCTATTTATGAAAGGTCTTGGATCACTCCAGGGTACCTGCATTGCCCCAAATGCTATTTATGAAAGGTCTTGGGTCACTCCAGGGTACCTGCATTGCCCCAAATGCTATTTATGAAAGGTCTTGGGTCACTCCAGACCACCTGGAATGCCCCAAATGCTATTGATTAAAGCTCTTCGGTCACTCTAAACGCTTTGGATTAACCCAGATTCTATTTCGATTAGCCTGTTTTTCTAGTGAGCATAAAAAAATCTTCAAATAGTGTTGACTTTTATATAAATCCTTTATATAATAAATCTTGTCTTTGAAATACAAATACGTCCCAGTAGCTCAGCCGGATAGAGCATACGCCTTCTAAGCGTACGGTCGGGAGTTCGAATCTCTCCTGGGACGCCATTTAACTACATACCAAAATATATTACTCACCTTTCGAAGGTGAGTTTTTTTGTTTTTACGAATACCAGTTACTTAAATACTCCATTTTTAACTTTGGTCAAAAGATTGTACCCGAAAAAGGTTGCAGCTGAATTTTCGGTAACAATAACCCCATGATTGTGCCCAAAAATACCGCAGTAGTAGATTTTGGGTGAAAATCCCACCATGATTGTTACCGAAAACCAAGCCATATCGAATTTTCGATAACAATTCCTGAATTATCCCAGAAAACCCTCAAACAACAACAAGTCTTTTGTTTTTACACTATTTCATGCTAAACTTATTTCCATCTAGAAACAAAAGGGCGGTATACATATGAAAAAACGGGAACGAGCGAAACGGAAAGATAATATAATATTCCTTCCCGGACTCGAAAAGAGATTGACGGATAAGGGCCTTGAGAACCTACAGAATAAGCGGTATCAAGAAGCCATCACCTTGCTTGAGGAGGCAAGGGAGCATGATCCGGAAAATAGTGATATTTTAGTAGGTCTCGTGCTCGCTTATTTTGAAGCTGGAGCCTATATAAAAGCCAAAGACTTGGCTAACGAAATGCTGTTAAAGGGAATTGGCGACTACTTCCATTTGGTTGACCTCTACCTAACCATATTAATACAGCTTCACGAATACCAGGAAATCGTCTCAACGATTGAAGCTTTATTTGACGAAATGGAGATTCCTCCAGACCGGCATGATCATTTTCTGACCATCCTGCAATTTAGCAAACGAATGGCCGACAATAATCAACAGGATTCAGGTGAAGATACAGAGGAAGATACTGATTTAAAAGAATTAAATCTCGCATCATTAAAAAGCTTAAATGAGCAAATGCTCGTGATTTCCAATTTGGCAGAAAAGAATATTCGACCTTATATAGAAGAAATCAAAGAATATCTGACATCAGATACGGGTCACCCATTCCTAAAAACCATGCTGCTCTCCTTATTAAAAGAGCAGGAATATGATAAAGAGATAATGGTTAAAAAGTTTAGTGAAGATCTATACATTGTTCCAACAGAACTCCCAGACATCCAAACGCAGCCGAGAATGCAGGAAATCGAAAATCTACTAGAAAAAAGATTAGAAAATAGTGATCCTAGTCTTTTTGAACATATCAAAGGGATGATCGAACGGATTTTCTTTATTAGCTATCCATTTGAGTTCAAGCCTAAAGAATCCTTAGCCTGGGCGTGCGCCTTTCACTTCCTCGTACTTGGTTATCTTGGAGCAGATTATGATTTAAACGCTCTAGCAAATGAATACGAGATTTCACCAGAAAAAATAGAGCAGGCTCTTTCAAAAATCAGAGAATTAGAAGAAATTTCTTATCCTAATATATAGGTAACTCTGTTGAAAGAAAAAAATCCTGTGTTATAATGTAAGGGTTGCTATTGTGTAAAACTATTTTTTACATAAAAAATGAGGATAATGTCTTGTGTAGACAAGTCATATTCCTATCAATTTCGTTGCGAATGAAATGATAATAGATTGTTGGAGGGAAAATAGTATGACAGTAAAATGGGAAAAGTTAGAAGGAAACACTGGCGTCCTTACAGTTGAAGTAAGCGCGGAAAAAGTAAATGAAGGATTAACTGCAGCTTTTAATAAAGTTGTTAAGACAGTAAATGTACCTGGCTTCCGTAAAGGGAAAATGCCTCGTCCAATGTTCGAAAAGCGTTTTGGAGTAGAATCACTTTACCAAGATGCATTAGATATTCTTCTTCCAGAAGCATATGGCAATGCTATTGATGAAGCAGGCATCGAGCCAATCGACCGTCCAGACATCGATATCGAACAAATGGAAAAAGGTAAAGAACTTATCTTCAAAGCAACTGTACAAGTTAAGCCGGAAGTAACATTAGGCGAGTACAAAGGTTTAGAAGTTGAAGAGATCGACACAACTGTAACAGACGAAGATGTAGCAAAAGAATTAGAAACACTTCAAAACCGTCAAGCTGAGCTTGTAGTGAAAGAAGAAGGCGCAGCTGAACTTGGTGATACAGTGGTTATCGATTTCGAAGGATTCGTTGATGGCGAAGCGTTCGAAGGCGGGAAAGCTGAAAATCATTCACTAGAATTAGGTTCTGGTTCATTCATCCCAGGATTTGAAGAGCAATTAGTAGGTTTGGCTACTGGCGAATCTAAAGACGTAGAAGTGTCATTCCCTGAGGAGTACCATGCAGCAGAACTTGCTGGTAAGCCAGCGGTATTCAAAGTAACTTTACACGAAATTAAAGCTAAAGAACTTCCTGCTTTAGATGATGAGTTTGCAAAAGATGTTGATGATGAAGTTGAAACATTAGATGCATTAAAAGAAAAAATCAGAACTCGTTTAGAAGACAGCAAGAAGCACGAAGCTGAGCACAACTTACGTGATACATTGGTAGAAAAAGCAGCTGCAAATGCTGAAGTTGAAATTCCAGACGTTATGGTTGAAAGCGAAGTAAACCGTATGCTTCAAGAATTCGAACAGCGTTTACAAATGCAAGGAATGAACCTTGAGCTTTACTTCCAATTCTCAGGTCAAGATGAAAATGCACTACGTGGCCAAATGAAAGAAGAAGCAGTAAACCGCGTTCGTGTTGCTTTAACACTTGAGGCAATTGTAAAAGCTGAAAACATTGAAGTTTCAGACGAAGATGTTAATGCTGAACTTGAAAAAATGGCTGGAATGTACAACATGACAGTTGATAACATCAAAGCAGCACTAGGCGGCTTAGATGGAATCAAAGGCGATCTTCAAAAGCAAAAAGCGGTTGAATTCTTAATCGAAAATAAAAAATAATAACTATTGTTAAAACATGGCACGATTTTATCGTGCCTGTTTTTATACATTTTTTCAATTACATATTATAATAAGTACAGGGAAACCTTTTTAACAAGCAGGAAACATAAATCCTCCTGCAGGAAAAACAGAATTACATATCGAATTAAGTAAAACACGCTTCATGTAAGATTGATTTTAATAAAAAGTGGTTATGCTTAATGGGTACATAGGAATTATTTAAAGAGTGTCCAAACAAAAATCCGCTTCTTAAAAAACATAGTTGTAGAAGGCTTTTTATTACCAGTACGCTGGGTCCATGTGTTACAATGCAATACATACCACTGAATAGTATCGAAATAAAAACGGATTTTGTTTGTGTTACGCAACTTTAAATATGGTTATAACACGTTTTCAAGGGGTGAAAGAATTGTTTAAATTTAATGATGAAAAAGGACAATTAAAGTGTTCCTTCTGTGGAAAGACACAAGACCAAGTACGTAAGTTGGTCGCCGGACCAGGTGTTTATATATGTGACGAGTGTATCGAGCTTTGCACAGAAATCGTTGAAGAAGAGCTAGGAACAGAAGAAGAAGTAGAATTTAAGGATGTTCCGAAGCCAAAAGAAATCTGTGAGATCCTTGATGAGTACGTCATTGGTCAGGACCAAGCTAAAAAATCGCTATCGGTTGCAGTTTATAATCATTACAAGCGTATCAATTCAAACAGTAAGATTGATGACGTTGAACTCTCTAAGAGTAATATCTGTATGATTGGACCAACTGGAAGTGGTAAAACTTTATTAGCTCAGACATTAGCGCGGATTCTTAATGTTCCGTTTGCGATTGCAGATGCAACGTCTCTTACTGAAGCAGGATATGTAGGGGAAGACGTTGAAAATATTCTGTTAAAATTAATTCAATCTGCTGATTATGATGTGGAGAAAGCTGAAAAGGGAATTATCTATATCGATGAA from Neobacillus sp. CF12 encodes:
- a CDS encoding GerMN domain-containing protein translates to MSKNKVKPLVTAVFASTLLLSGCGLFGNEEQKKVDPPKQVTVTDTTPTKETTGKSEEVEGEVKTELYLINKDGYVVPQTLTLPKTTSVAKQALEHLVANGPVQDMLPNDFRAVLPEETQISVNIKDGVAVVDFSKEFKNYQPEDERKILESITWTLTQFDTIEKVKLQMNGHELTEMPVNGTPISENLSRTTGINLDTADVMDITNTKPVTVYYIGGEENAYYYVPVTKRVNTSEKNNIVAIVNELVKGPNSKSNLASEFMPDVELLEAPKIEDGKVTLNFNKSIYGSFEEKIVSEHLLNALVLSLTEQKGIESVAVTVDGKAELVNDKGVKLSEPVTRPEKVNTGSF
- the rph gene encoding ribonuclease PH; translated protein: MRVDGRERLQLRPIHIETGYLMHPEGSVLISVGNTKVICTASIEERVPHFMRGEGKGWITAEYSMLPRATETRNIRESSKGKVTGRTMEIQRLIGRALRAIVDLTALGERTVWIDCDVIQADGGTRTASITGAFVAMAIALHRLGEKKGFKFPITDYLAATSVGILKNNETVLDLNYAEDSKALVDMNIVMTGNGEFVELQGTGEESTFSYQQLQDLLGAAQEGLMELFEHQKSALGEEITAKIEARRKK
- a CDS encoding XTP/dITP diphosphatase, whose amino-acid sequence is MKEVIIATKNPGKAREFEHIFAPRGIEVRTLLDYPEIEDVEETGATFEENATLKAEAISQQFNKMVIGDDSGLIVDALGGRPGIYSARYAGEQPKSDQKNLEKVLDELQGVSEEERTARFYCALAVAIPGKETFTVSGTCEGRILEEQRGTNGFGYDPVFFVPEEGCAMAELSADVKNKISHRANALKKLDGILDSIVKRAE
- a CDS encoding metallophosphoesterase — translated: MSKVLVVSDSHGLTKELEVLRERHLNEVDLMLHCGDSELVPDNKAMSGYLTVMGNCDFGGGYPLETTTEIAGRKFFITHGHKYSVKTSLMNLKYKVAEVGADIACFGHSHVLGAEVIGDTLFLNPGSIRMPRERCDKTYVILDLLDESIKMSVFDISGHELKDLAYEFALPKR
- a CDS encoding tetratricopeptide repeat protein, with protein sequence MKKRERAKRKDNIIFLPGLEKRLTDKGLENLQNKRYQEAITLLEEAREHDPENSDILVGLVLAYFEAGAYIKAKDLANEMLLKGIGDYFHLVDLYLTILIQLHEYQEIVSTIEALFDEMEIPPDRHDHFLTILQFSKRMADNNQQDSGEDTEEDTDLKELNLASLKSLNEQMLVISNLAEKNIRPYIEEIKEYLTSDTGHPFLKTMLLSLLKEQEYDKEIMVKKFSEDLYIVPTELPDIQTQPRMQEIENLLEKRLENSDPSLFEHIKGMIERIFFISYPFEFKPKESLAWACAFHFLVLGYLGADYDLNALANEYEISPEKIEQALSKIRELEEISYPNI
- the tig gene encoding trigger factor; this encodes MTVKWEKLEGNTGVLTVEVSAEKVNEGLTAAFNKVVKTVNVPGFRKGKMPRPMFEKRFGVESLYQDALDILLPEAYGNAIDEAGIEPIDRPDIDIEQMEKGKELIFKATVQVKPEVTLGEYKGLEVEEIDTTVTDEDVAKELETLQNRQAELVVKEEGAAELGDTVVIDFEGFVDGEAFEGGKAENHSLELGSGSFIPGFEEQLVGLATGESKDVEVSFPEEYHAAELAGKPAVFKVTLHEIKAKELPALDDEFAKDVDDEVETLDALKEKIRTRLEDSKKHEAEHNLRDTLVEKAAANAEVEIPDVMVESEVNRMLQEFEQRLQMQGMNLELYFQFSGQDENALRGQMKEEAVNRVRVALTLEAIVKAENIEVSDEDVNAELEKMAGMYNMTVDNIKAALGGLDGIKGDLQKQKAVEFLIENKK